The genomic DNA GGCGGGCGTAGTAGCCGGCCTGGGCGCGGCGCAGGCCGGGGATGCCGCGGGAGGCCGAGTAGCGGTCGGTGCGCGGCTTGCCCAGCGTCTCCTTCAGCTTCTCCAGCACATGCGCCGGGGCCGGCAGATCCGGGTTGCCCATGCCGAGGTCGATGATGTCGGCGCCGGCATTCCGCGCGGCCGCCTTGGCCCGGTTGACCTGCTCGAATACGTAGGGCGGAAGGCGGCGGATGCGGTAAAATTCTTCCATGGCTCTCTGGGCTCCGGGCAACCGGTCAGGACAGAATCGACGGAACAGGACGGCGACTCGAAAAGGGGTTCCGTCTCCTCGCGAAAATTACTCAAAATCAGATACTTAGAGCAATCATCGACAACGCGGACTGAAGTCGTTCGCCCTGACTGTCGGCTGAACCGGGGTCTTTTAGCACGGCAAGGCGGGGGCGCCAGCGATTACCTTGCAGCGCTTCACTTGGCATCCTTGCTGGCGGCGGCCTGGCGATCGCGCGCAGCGGCGAGCTCGGCCTCGATCTTGGCGCGCTGCTCTGGCGGAATGACCGCTTGATTGCGATCCGGCGGCAGGTCGTGCACCGGCAGATAGGTCCCGGGCTCCTTGGGATGCGCCTGCGCGTCCGCGGGCGTCATATCCGCGAATTGACTCGAACAACCGCCCAACACAAATGCCACGCTCAGAAGCGCGCCACCGATCAGCAGCGACCTTTGCAGGACCCTCAACGCCAACACTTGGGAAATCCCCTACTCGTCCCAATGCAAGCTGCCGCACACTAACCCGACAACCTGCCCAAGCTCAAACCATTGCTGCCCACAAATGGTACGAGCGAGAAAAACATCAAAGGCCCACGACGGGAGGGTTGCACCGCGATTGTGACAAAACCAAGAAAATTTGTCGCAGTGCAGCACATCTTGGAGCGTGTTTAACGTCAAACATGCGAGCTTCGCGGTGACGAATACGGAATGACTCGTTACTGTTCTGCTCATGAGTATGGCCACGACCGATACGCCCAAACCCGAGACGAAGTTCGATGCGGAAGCCTTCGCGATGAATGTCGCGCGGGCGATGGAGAGCGGCGGCAAGGCGCTCGCGGCCTATCTCAAGCCGCGCGAGAGCGGCGAGGTGCAGGATCGCCCGCCGGCCGAGCTGGCCGAAGTCGTCAGGACCTTCACATCGGTTGCCGAATACTGGTTGTCGGACACGTCCCGCTCGTCCGATCTGCAGACCAAGCTGGCCAAGGATTACCTCGACCTCTGGGGCTCGGCGGTGCGCCGCATGGCCGGCCAGGACGTTCCGCCCGCGATCGCGCCCTCGCCGCGCGACAAGCGTTTTGCCGATCCGGAATGGAAGTCGAACCAGTTCTTCGAATTCGTCATGCAGCTCTATCTGCTCACGACCAAATGGGCGCAGGAGCTGGTGCGCGATGCCGAAGGGCTCGATCCGCAGACCCGTCGTAAGGCGGAGTTCTACGTCCAGCAGGTCACCAACGCGCTGTCGCCGTCCAACTTCGTGCTGACCAATCCGGAGGTGCTGCGCGAGACCGTGGCGAGCAGCGGCGAGAACCTCGCGCGTGGCCTGAAGATGCTGGCGGAGGACATCGCGGCCGGCAAGGGCATGCTGAAGATCCGCCAGTCCAACCCGGACAACCTCGTCGTCGGCGTCAACATGGCGACGACGCCGGGCAAGGTGATCTATCAGAACGAGATGATGCAGCTGATCCAGTATTCGCCGACCACGGAGACGGTGCTGCGCACCCCGCTCCTGATCGTGCCGCCCTGGATCAACAAGTTCTACATCCTCGATCTCAAGCCGGAGAAGTCCTACATCAAGTGGTGCGTCGACCAGGGCATCACTGTGTTCGTGATCTCATGGGTCAATCCCGACAAGCGGCTCGGCAACAAGAGCTGGGAAGACTACATGAAGGAAGGCCCGCTCACGGCGATGGACGTGATCGAGAAGGTCACCGGCGAGATGAAGGTGCACACCGCCGGCTATTGCGTCGGCGGCACCATGCTCGCGACCACGCTGGCCTGGCTGGCCGAGAAGCGCCGCCAGCGCGTCTCGTCGGCGACGTTCTTCGCAGCGCAGGTCGACTTCACCCATGCCGGCGACCTCCTGGTGTTCGTCGACGAGGACCAGATCGCGGCGCTCGAGCAGGACATGAAGGCGGCGGGCGTGCTCGAAGGCTCGAAGATGGCGATGGCCTTCAACATGCTGCGCTCCAACGACCTGATCTGGTCCTACGTCGTCAGCAACTACCTGAAGGGCCAGCAGCCCAGCGCGTTCGACCTACTGCACTGGAATTCCGACGCAACCCGCATGACCGCGTCGAACCATTCCTATTATTTGCGCAACTGCTATCTGGAGAACCGGCTCTCCACCGGCACGATGGTGCTCGACAACACGCTGCTCGATCTCTCCAAGGTCAAGGTGCCCGTCTACAACCTCGCCACCCGCGAGGATCACATCGCGCCGGCGGAATCGGTGCTGTACGGCTCGCAGTTCTTCGGCGGCCCCGTGAAATATGTGCTGTCGGGCTCGGGCCATATCGCGGGCGTCGTCAACCCGCCGGCCTCGAACAAGTATCAGTACTGGACCAACGACAACATCAAGGACGCCAACGTCGCGCAATGGATGAAGGGCGCCGTCGAGCACAAGGGTTCGTGGTGGCCGGACTGGCGGCAATGGCTCGGCGAGCTCGATCCGGAGCAGGTTCCCGCGCGCGTGCCGGGAAGCGAAGCATTCCCGGCGATCGAGGACGCGCCCGGCAGCTATGTCAGGGTCCGCGCATAGCGGAATCTTCCGCGCTTTTGTATAGACTCACTCTCAACACAGCTGCGACGACAGAGGGGATCGAACCATGACGCGCGAATTGTTCTGGCTGACACTGACGGTGATCCTGACCGGGATCCTCTGGATTCCCTACACCATCAACCGGTGTCAGGTCCGCGGTCTCAGTGGCGCGATGGCCAACCCCTCGCGCGGCGACAAGCCGCAATCGGAATGGGCCAACCGGTTGATGTTCGCGCATGACAACGCGGTCGAGAACCTCGTGCTCTTTGCGCCGCTGGTGCTGATCCTCAACGCGATCGACTATTCCACCAAATGGACCGTGCTGGCCTGCGCCGTCTATTTCTGGTCCCGCGTCGCGCATCTGATCGTCTACGCACTCGGGATCCCGGTATTCCGCACCCTCGCCTTCACCGTCGGCTTCCTCGCCCAGGCCGTGCTGGCGCTGGCGATCTTCAAGGTGCTGTGAACGCGAGCCGCGCCTCACGTCAGGGGAACAGCGCGATCTGCTCCAGCCCGGCCGTCTCGGGCAACCCGAACATCAGGTTCATGTTCTGGATCGCCTGGCCGGCCGAGCCCTTCACCAGATTGTCGAGCGTGGAGATGACGATTGCCCGGTTCTTGATGCGGTCGGCGACGACACCGATCTGCGCATAGTTGGAACCGCG from Bradyrhizobium sp. CCBAU 53351 includes the following:
- a CDS encoding MAPEG family protein, encoding MTRELFWLTLTVILTGILWIPYTINRCQVRGLSGAMANPSRGDKPQSEWANRLMFAHDNAVENLVLFAPLVLILNAIDYSTKWTVLACAVYFWSRVAHLIVYALGIPVFRTLAFTVGFLAQAVLALAIFKVL
- a CDS encoding alpha/beta hydrolase — protein: MSMATTDTPKPETKFDAEAFAMNVARAMESGGKALAAYLKPRESGEVQDRPPAELAEVVRTFTSVAEYWLSDTSRSSDLQTKLAKDYLDLWGSAVRRMAGQDVPPAIAPSPRDKRFADPEWKSNQFFEFVMQLYLLTTKWAQELVRDAEGLDPQTRRKAEFYVQQVTNALSPSNFVLTNPEVLRETVASSGENLARGLKMLAEDIAAGKGMLKIRQSNPDNLVVGVNMATTPGKVIYQNEMMQLIQYSPTTETVLRTPLLIVPPWINKFYILDLKPEKSYIKWCVDQGITVFVISWVNPDKRLGNKSWEDYMKEGPLTAMDVIEKVTGEMKVHTAGYCVGGTMLATTLAWLAEKRRQRVSSATFFAAQVDFTHAGDLLVFVDEDQIAALEQDMKAAGVLEGSKMAMAFNMLRSNDLIWSYVVSNYLKGQQPSAFDLLHWNSDATRMTASNHSYYLRNCYLENRLSTGTMVLDNTLLDLSKVKVPVYNLATREDHIAPAESVLYGSQFFGGPVKYVLSGSGHIAGVVNPPASNKYQYWTNDNIKDANVAQWMKGAVEHKGSWWPDWRQWLGELDPEQVPARVPGSEAFPAIEDAPGSYVRVRA